In Nymphaea colorata isolate Beijing-Zhang1983 chromosome 3, ASM883128v2, whole genome shotgun sequence, a genomic segment contains:
- the LOC116250259 gene encoding uncharacterized protein LOC116250259 isoform X3 yields MESGGGLVTSAGHSSSSSVPSLQSSRKEWKANNDHALRDSGVQELERSKLSQSDEKTIYEVQQGTGPLDVDFCSITIDNGVHDDPLQQRLRDVTRQREELQQMEIELRARVIAGTEIMETRKSFESQLKDHAEAYANLKEQLQEREEFIRELEKKMEDMDRELRAIKLDNEKAWAKEDLLREQNKELATFRRERDNSDAERAQHITQIHELKAHIQEKERQFLELEEQQRVAQETIMYKDGQLREAQTWIARVQEMDAFQLTANHSLQAELRERTDQYNQLWLGCQRQLADMERHHMQTVQQLQAELAEARERCGVYNEDVSVARVNEKDSSHYVQKKGNQFDVKGGAGSSSNSMVLPNGNTESSPSFASATNISPKLDHAPAVTVVPSSVYGMNAFVPPGHVPPLHPYIMHQSGIPHAVPSANSHISQSQIGHYRPVASVQSNQYTMEQQAVPENSKISSQNQQLPASQMEQSSLVSPICFEYEPSSETHGNDTDYLTSQQGPSQAAVTVGVTVSEEGQEQDQAQSVKEESHFHDSSLKSSEPVSVKEKQQDAPIRRDPANPLPQGQSASFLDRISHVKGEQALTVEQLRASSTVPHSGASPQASGYENITESKEGHIVPSEERLLSSVPSGTQMSGKVLEPALLDEKSLLACIVRAIPAGNSGHIRISTTLPNRLAKMLAPLHWHDYKKKYGKLDDFMANHPELFVIEGDFVHLREGAQAIISATTAVAKVAAAAAALPSSSACLSTVSVTPAAQIQRLRKASSFVPKSGSGISYAEHAAQPDGNDARFNQSYPWTLQNQEVNGVSCDRLQGTMGPNIKILSNRKDGLVQNGHVKEARHEKASSHDNVGRLENSGKASLIDFHSTASMNERRGAKQIGRVAGPGLTSRR; encoded by the exons ATGGAGAGTGGGGGAGGATTGGTGACGTCGGCAGGGCACAGCTCCTCATCGTCCGTTCCGTCCTTGCAGTCTTCAAGGAAGGAATGGAAGGCCAACAACGACCATGCGCTTCGCGATTCTGGTGTCCAG GAGTTGGAAAGATCGAAGTTGAGCCAATCGGATGAGAAGACGATTTATGAG GTGCAGCAAGGAACTGGGCCTCTGGATGTTGATTTTTGTTCGATTACTATAGATAATGGGGTGCACGATGATCCATTGCAGCAGAGACTTCGTGATGTCACCAGACAGAGAGAAGAACTGCAACAAATGGAAATTGAACTCAGGGCTCGGGTTATTGCTGGGACAGAAATTATGGAAACGCGCAAAAGTTTTGAGTCTCAACTCAAGGACCATGCTGAAGCCTATGCTAACCTGAAG GAGCAActccaagaaagagaagaattCATTCGTgagttggagaagaagatggaAGATATGGATAGAGAGCTTCGTGCAATTAAACTTGACAATGAAAAA GCATGGGCCAAGGAGGACCTTCTTAGGGAGCAAAATAAAGAGTTGGCGACCTTTAG AAGAGAACGTGATAATTCTGATGCTGAAAGAGCCCAACATATTACACAAATACATGAGCTCAAAGCACATATCCAGGAAAAGGAAAGGCAGTTTCTTGAGTTGGAGGAACAG CAAAGGGTTGCCCAAGAAACAATCATGTACAAGGATGGCCAACTTAGAGAGGCACAAACTTGGATAGCCAGAGTCCAAGAAATGGATGCATTTCAGTTGACTGCCAATCACTCATTGCAAGCAGAACTTCGTGAACGTACTGATCAATATAATCAGCTTTGGTTGGGTTGCCAAAGACAG TTGGCAGATATGGAGAGGCATCACATGCAAACTGTACAGCAACTTCAAGCTGAATTGGCAGAGGCACGTGAACGGTGTGGTGTCTATAATGAAGATGTTTCAGTGGCAAGAGTTAATGAAAAAGATTCTTCTCATTATGTACAGAAGAAGGGCAACCAATTTGATGTGAAGGGTGGTGCTGGTTCTAGTTCTAACTCTATGGTTCTGCCAAATGGGAACACAGAAAGTTCACCGTCTTTTGCTTCAGCCACTAACATATCGCCCAAG CTTGATCATGCACCTGCAGTTACAGTTGTTCCATCATCTGTTTATGGCATGAATGCTTTTGTTCCACCTGGGCATGTtcctcctttacatccatacaTAATGCACCAAAGTGGTATCCCACACGCGGTACCATCAGCAAATTCTCATATTTCTCAGTCTCAAATAGGGCATTATAGGCCGGTGGCTTCTGTTCAGTCAAATCAATACACAATGGAACAACAG GCAGTTCCAGAGAACTCAAAGATATCGAGCCAGAACCAGCAACTTCCTGCTTCCCAAATGGAGCAGTCTTCTCTTGTATCACCTATTTGTTTTGAGTACGAACCTTCATCAGAAACACATGGTAACGATACTGATTATCTGACATCTCAGCAAGGCCCTTCCCAAGCTGCTGTTACCGTGGGTGTCACTGTATCTGAGGAAGGACAG GAACAAGATCAAGCTCAGTCTGTCAAGGAGGAGTCCCATTTTCATGACTCCAGCTTGAAGTCATCCGAACCCGTTAGTGTGAAAGAAAAG CAACAAGATGCACCAATCAGAAGGGATCCAGCTAATCCACTTCCACAGGGTCAGTCTGCAAGTTTCCTGGACAGGATTAGCCATGTAAAAGGGGAGCAAGCTTTAACAGTTGAGCAGCTGAGGGCAAGTTCTACTGTGCCCCATTCGGGTGCTTCACCTCAAGCTTCTGGTTATGAGAACATCACAGAGAGCAAGGAAGGCCATATAGTCCCGTCTGAAGAGCGACTTTTAAGTTCTGTGCCTTCAGGTACTCAGATGTCTGGGAAAGTTTTGGAACCTGCCCTTCTGGATGAAAAATCACTATTGGCATGCATTGTCCGAGCTATACCTGCTGGAAATAGTGGTCATATACGCATTAGTACAACT CTGCCTAATCGCCTTGCAAAAATGCTCGCACCACTTCATTGGCATGATTATAAGAAGAAATATGGAAAGCTTGATGACTTTATGGCCAACCATCCTGAA TTATTTGTAATTGAAGGAGATTTTGTTCATCTACGCGAAGGGGCACAAGCAATTATTTCAGCAACCACAGCTGTTGCAAAAGTTGCTGCAGCAGCTGCTGCTTTACCATCTAGCTCAGCATGTTTGTCAACTGTTTCTGTTACTCCAGCTGCTCAGATTCAACGTCTCAGGAAAGCTTCATCTTTTGTTCCAAAATCTGGTAGTGGCATTTCATATGCAGAACATGCAGCTCAACCTGATGGCAATGATGCACGCTTTAACCAATCTTACCCCTGGACATTACAAAATCAGGAGGTAAATGGTGTTTCTTGCGATAGGCTTCAAGGAACAATGGGtcccaatataaaaattttgagcaATAGAAAGGATGGCTTGGTTCAAAATGGCCATGTCAAGGAAGCAAGGCATGAAAAAGCAAGTTCGCATGACAATGTTGGGAGATTAGAAAATTCTGGAAAAGCTagtttgattgattttcatagcaCAGCATCAATGAATGAAAGGCGTGGAGCGAAACAAATAGGAAG gGTTGCTGGGCCTGGGTTGACTTCCAGAAGATGA
- the LOC116250259 gene encoding uncharacterized protein LOC116250259 isoform X2, protein MESGGGLVTSAGHSSSSSVPSLQSSRKEWKANNDHALRDSGVQELERSKLSQSDEKTIYEQGTGPLDVDFCSITIDNGVHDDPLQQRLRDVTRQREELQQMEIELRARVIAGTEIMETRKSFESQLKDHAEAYANLKEQLQEREEFIRELEKKMEDMDRELRAIKLDNEKAWAKEDLLREQNKELATFRRERDNSDAERAQHITQIHELKAHIQEKERQFLELEEQQRVAQETIMYKDGQLREAQTWIARVQEMDAFQLTANHSLQAELRERTDQYNQLWLGCQRQLADMERHHMQTVQQLQAELAEARERCGVYNEDVSVARVNEKDSSHYVQKKGNQFDVKGGAGSSSNSMVLPNGNTESSPSFASATNISPKLDHAPAVTVVPSSVYGMNAFVPPGHVPPLHPYIMHQSGIPHAVPSANSHISQSQIGHYRPVASVQSNQYTMEQQAVPENSKISSQNQQLPASQMEQSSLVSPICFEYEPSSETHGNDTDYLTSQQGPSQAAVTVGVTVSEEGQEQDQAQSVKEESHFHDSSLKSSEPVSVKEKTFSEHEVLQQQDAPIRRDPANPLPQGQSASFLDRISHVKGEQALTVEQLRASSTVPHSGASPQASGYENITESKEGHIVPSEERLLSSVPSGTQMSGKVLEPALLDEKSLLACIVRAIPAGNSGHIRISTTLPNRLAKMLAPLHWHDYKKKYGKLDDFMANHPELFVIEGDFVHLREGAQAIISATTAVAKVAAAAAALPSSSACLSTVSVTPAAQIQRLRKASSFVPKSGSGISYAEHAAQPDGNDARFNQSYPWTLQNQEVNGVSCDRLQGTMGPNIKILSNRKDGLVQNGHVKEARHEKASSHDNVGRLENSGKASLIDFHSTASMNERRGAKQIGRVAGPGLTSRR, encoded by the exons ATGGAGAGTGGGGGAGGATTGGTGACGTCGGCAGGGCACAGCTCCTCATCGTCCGTTCCGTCCTTGCAGTCTTCAAGGAAGGAATGGAAGGCCAACAACGACCATGCGCTTCGCGATTCTGGTGTCCAG GAGTTGGAAAGATCGAAGTTGAGCCAATCGGATGAGAAGACGATTTATGAG CAAGGAACTGGGCCTCTGGATGTTGATTTTTGTTCGATTACTATAGATAATGGGGTGCACGATGATCCATTGCAGCAGAGACTTCGTGATGTCACCAGACAGAGAGAAGAACTGCAACAAATGGAAATTGAACTCAGGGCTCGGGTTATTGCTGGGACAGAAATTATGGAAACGCGCAAAAGTTTTGAGTCTCAACTCAAGGACCATGCTGAAGCCTATGCTAACCTGAAG GAGCAActccaagaaagagaagaattCATTCGTgagttggagaagaagatggaAGATATGGATAGAGAGCTTCGTGCAATTAAACTTGACAATGAAAAA GCATGGGCCAAGGAGGACCTTCTTAGGGAGCAAAATAAAGAGTTGGCGACCTTTAG AAGAGAACGTGATAATTCTGATGCTGAAAGAGCCCAACATATTACACAAATACATGAGCTCAAAGCACATATCCAGGAAAAGGAAAGGCAGTTTCTTGAGTTGGAGGAACAG CAAAGGGTTGCCCAAGAAACAATCATGTACAAGGATGGCCAACTTAGAGAGGCACAAACTTGGATAGCCAGAGTCCAAGAAATGGATGCATTTCAGTTGACTGCCAATCACTCATTGCAAGCAGAACTTCGTGAACGTACTGATCAATATAATCAGCTTTGGTTGGGTTGCCAAAGACAG TTGGCAGATATGGAGAGGCATCACATGCAAACTGTACAGCAACTTCAAGCTGAATTGGCAGAGGCACGTGAACGGTGTGGTGTCTATAATGAAGATGTTTCAGTGGCAAGAGTTAATGAAAAAGATTCTTCTCATTATGTACAGAAGAAGGGCAACCAATTTGATGTGAAGGGTGGTGCTGGTTCTAGTTCTAACTCTATGGTTCTGCCAAATGGGAACACAGAAAGTTCACCGTCTTTTGCTTCAGCCACTAACATATCGCCCAAG CTTGATCATGCACCTGCAGTTACAGTTGTTCCATCATCTGTTTATGGCATGAATGCTTTTGTTCCACCTGGGCATGTtcctcctttacatccatacaTAATGCACCAAAGTGGTATCCCACACGCGGTACCATCAGCAAATTCTCATATTTCTCAGTCTCAAATAGGGCATTATAGGCCGGTGGCTTCTGTTCAGTCAAATCAATACACAATGGAACAACAG GCAGTTCCAGAGAACTCAAAGATATCGAGCCAGAACCAGCAACTTCCTGCTTCCCAAATGGAGCAGTCTTCTCTTGTATCACCTATTTGTTTTGAGTACGAACCTTCATCAGAAACACATGGTAACGATACTGATTATCTGACATCTCAGCAAGGCCCTTCCCAAGCTGCTGTTACCGTGGGTGTCACTGTATCTGAGGAAGGACAG GAACAAGATCAAGCTCAGTCTGTCAAGGAGGAGTCCCATTTTCATGACTCCAGCTTGAAGTCATCCGAACCCGTTAGTGTGAAAGAAAAG ACTTTCTCTGAGCATGAAGTTCTGCAGCAACAAGATGCACCAATCAGAAGGGATCCAGCTAATCCACTTCCACAGGGTCAGTCTGCAAGTTTCCTGGACAGGATTAGCCATGTAAAAGGGGAGCAAGCTTTAACAGTTGAGCAGCTGAGGGCAAGTTCTACTGTGCCCCATTCGGGTGCTTCACCTCAAGCTTCTGGTTATGAGAACATCACAGAGAGCAAGGAAGGCCATATAGTCCCGTCTGAAGAGCGACTTTTAAGTTCTGTGCCTTCAGGTACTCAGATGTCTGGGAAAGTTTTGGAACCTGCCCTTCTGGATGAAAAATCACTATTGGCATGCATTGTCCGAGCTATACCTGCTGGAAATAGTGGTCATATACGCATTAGTACAACT CTGCCTAATCGCCTTGCAAAAATGCTCGCACCACTTCATTGGCATGATTATAAGAAGAAATATGGAAAGCTTGATGACTTTATGGCCAACCATCCTGAA TTATTTGTAATTGAAGGAGATTTTGTTCATCTACGCGAAGGGGCACAAGCAATTATTTCAGCAACCACAGCTGTTGCAAAAGTTGCTGCAGCAGCTGCTGCTTTACCATCTAGCTCAGCATGTTTGTCAACTGTTTCTGTTACTCCAGCTGCTCAGATTCAACGTCTCAGGAAAGCTTCATCTTTTGTTCCAAAATCTGGTAGTGGCATTTCATATGCAGAACATGCAGCTCAACCTGATGGCAATGATGCACGCTTTAACCAATCTTACCCCTGGACATTACAAAATCAGGAGGTAAATGGTGTTTCTTGCGATAGGCTTCAAGGAACAATGGGtcccaatataaaaattttgagcaATAGAAAGGATGGCTTGGTTCAAAATGGCCATGTCAAGGAAGCAAGGCATGAAAAAGCAAGTTCGCATGACAATGTTGGGAGATTAGAAAATTCTGGAAAAGCTagtttgattgattttcatagcaCAGCATCAATGAATGAAAGGCGTGGAGCGAAACAAATAGGAAG gGTTGCTGGGCCTGGGTTGACTTCCAGAAGATGA
- the LOC116250259 gene encoding COP1-interactive protein 1 isoform X1 produces MESGGGLVTSAGHSSSSSVPSLQSSRKEWKANNDHALRDSGVQELERSKLSQSDEKTIYEVQQGTGPLDVDFCSITIDNGVHDDPLQQRLRDVTRQREELQQMEIELRARVIAGTEIMETRKSFESQLKDHAEAYANLKEQLQEREEFIRELEKKMEDMDRELRAIKLDNEKAWAKEDLLREQNKELATFRRERDNSDAERAQHITQIHELKAHIQEKERQFLELEEQQRVAQETIMYKDGQLREAQTWIARVQEMDAFQLTANHSLQAELRERTDQYNQLWLGCQRQLADMERHHMQTVQQLQAELAEARERCGVYNEDVSVARVNEKDSSHYVQKKGNQFDVKGGAGSSSNSMVLPNGNTESSPSFASATNISPKLDHAPAVTVVPSSVYGMNAFVPPGHVPPLHPYIMHQSGIPHAVPSANSHISQSQIGHYRPVASVQSNQYTMEQQAVPENSKISSQNQQLPASQMEQSSLVSPICFEYEPSSETHGNDTDYLTSQQGPSQAAVTVGVTVSEEGQEQDQAQSVKEESHFHDSSLKSSEPVSVKEKTFSEHEVLQQQDAPIRRDPANPLPQGQSASFLDRISHVKGEQALTVEQLRASSTVPHSGASPQASGYENITESKEGHIVPSEERLLSSVPSGTQMSGKVLEPALLDEKSLLACIVRAIPAGNSGHIRISTTLPNRLAKMLAPLHWHDYKKKYGKLDDFMANHPELFVIEGDFVHLREGAQAIISATTAVAKVAAAAAALPSSSACLSTVSVTPAAQIQRLRKASSFVPKSGSGISYAEHAAQPDGNDARFNQSYPWTLQNQEVNGVSCDRLQGTMGPNIKILSNRKDGLVQNGHVKEARHEKASSHDNVGRLENSGKASLIDFHSTASMNERRGAKQIGRVAGPGLTSRR; encoded by the exons ATGGAGAGTGGGGGAGGATTGGTGACGTCGGCAGGGCACAGCTCCTCATCGTCCGTTCCGTCCTTGCAGTCTTCAAGGAAGGAATGGAAGGCCAACAACGACCATGCGCTTCGCGATTCTGGTGTCCAG GAGTTGGAAAGATCGAAGTTGAGCCAATCGGATGAGAAGACGATTTATGAG GTGCAGCAAGGAACTGGGCCTCTGGATGTTGATTTTTGTTCGATTACTATAGATAATGGGGTGCACGATGATCCATTGCAGCAGAGACTTCGTGATGTCACCAGACAGAGAGAAGAACTGCAACAAATGGAAATTGAACTCAGGGCTCGGGTTATTGCTGGGACAGAAATTATGGAAACGCGCAAAAGTTTTGAGTCTCAACTCAAGGACCATGCTGAAGCCTATGCTAACCTGAAG GAGCAActccaagaaagagaagaattCATTCGTgagttggagaagaagatggaAGATATGGATAGAGAGCTTCGTGCAATTAAACTTGACAATGAAAAA GCATGGGCCAAGGAGGACCTTCTTAGGGAGCAAAATAAAGAGTTGGCGACCTTTAG AAGAGAACGTGATAATTCTGATGCTGAAAGAGCCCAACATATTACACAAATACATGAGCTCAAAGCACATATCCAGGAAAAGGAAAGGCAGTTTCTTGAGTTGGAGGAACAG CAAAGGGTTGCCCAAGAAACAATCATGTACAAGGATGGCCAACTTAGAGAGGCACAAACTTGGATAGCCAGAGTCCAAGAAATGGATGCATTTCAGTTGACTGCCAATCACTCATTGCAAGCAGAACTTCGTGAACGTACTGATCAATATAATCAGCTTTGGTTGGGTTGCCAAAGACAG TTGGCAGATATGGAGAGGCATCACATGCAAACTGTACAGCAACTTCAAGCTGAATTGGCAGAGGCACGTGAACGGTGTGGTGTCTATAATGAAGATGTTTCAGTGGCAAGAGTTAATGAAAAAGATTCTTCTCATTATGTACAGAAGAAGGGCAACCAATTTGATGTGAAGGGTGGTGCTGGTTCTAGTTCTAACTCTATGGTTCTGCCAAATGGGAACACAGAAAGTTCACCGTCTTTTGCTTCAGCCACTAACATATCGCCCAAG CTTGATCATGCACCTGCAGTTACAGTTGTTCCATCATCTGTTTATGGCATGAATGCTTTTGTTCCACCTGGGCATGTtcctcctttacatccatacaTAATGCACCAAAGTGGTATCCCACACGCGGTACCATCAGCAAATTCTCATATTTCTCAGTCTCAAATAGGGCATTATAGGCCGGTGGCTTCTGTTCAGTCAAATCAATACACAATGGAACAACAG GCAGTTCCAGAGAACTCAAAGATATCGAGCCAGAACCAGCAACTTCCTGCTTCCCAAATGGAGCAGTCTTCTCTTGTATCACCTATTTGTTTTGAGTACGAACCTTCATCAGAAACACATGGTAACGATACTGATTATCTGACATCTCAGCAAGGCCCTTCCCAAGCTGCTGTTACCGTGGGTGTCACTGTATCTGAGGAAGGACAG GAACAAGATCAAGCTCAGTCTGTCAAGGAGGAGTCCCATTTTCATGACTCCAGCTTGAAGTCATCCGAACCCGTTAGTGTGAAAGAAAAG ACTTTCTCTGAGCATGAAGTTCTGCAGCAACAAGATGCACCAATCAGAAGGGATCCAGCTAATCCACTTCCACAGGGTCAGTCTGCAAGTTTCCTGGACAGGATTAGCCATGTAAAAGGGGAGCAAGCTTTAACAGTTGAGCAGCTGAGGGCAAGTTCTACTGTGCCCCATTCGGGTGCTTCACCTCAAGCTTCTGGTTATGAGAACATCACAGAGAGCAAGGAAGGCCATATAGTCCCGTCTGAAGAGCGACTTTTAAGTTCTGTGCCTTCAGGTACTCAGATGTCTGGGAAAGTTTTGGAACCTGCCCTTCTGGATGAAAAATCACTATTGGCATGCATTGTCCGAGCTATACCTGCTGGAAATAGTGGTCATATACGCATTAGTACAACT CTGCCTAATCGCCTTGCAAAAATGCTCGCACCACTTCATTGGCATGATTATAAGAAGAAATATGGAAAGCTTGATGACTTTATGGCCAACCATCCTGAA TTATTTGTAATTGAAGGAGATTTTGTTCATCTACGCGAAGGGGCACAAGCAATTATTTCAGCAACCACAGCTGTTGCAAAAGTTGCTGCAGCAGCTGCTGCTTTACCATCTAGCTCAGCATGTTTGTCAACTGTTTCTGTTACTCCAGCTGCTCAGATTCAACGTCTCAGGAAAGCTTCATCTTTTGTTCCAAAATCTGGTAGTGGCATTTCATATGCAGAACATGCAGCTCAACCTGATGGCAATGATGCACGCTTTAACCAATCTTACCCCTGGACATTACAAAATCAGGAGGTAAATGGTGTTTCTTGCGATAGGCTTCAAGGAACAATGGGtcccaatataaaaattttgagcaATAGAAAGGATGGCTTGGTTCAAAATGGCCATGTCAAGGAAGCAAGGCATGAAAAAGCAAGTTCGCATGACAATGTTGGGAGATTAGAAAATTCTGGAAAAGCTagtttgattgattttcatagcaCAGCATCAATGAATGAAAGGCGTGGAGCGAAACAAATAGGAAG gGTTGCTGGGCCTGGGTTGACTTCCAGAAGATGA